The Methanohalophilus portucalensis DNA window CCTGGAGGAGTGTCTTCCATATCTCAGGGCATCCGATGGCTCAACAGTTCCGCAATAAAGCTTTGAAATACCGATCATTTCTAAACCTTCTTTAGTCAAAGTATTCTTCTTTAATGGTCTTTAGCATTTCATCGAAGGTGTACTTGCAGGGTTTTATAGTTGTTTCCACACCATATTCCTGGATGGTATTTGCCGTAGGAGTGCCAATTGCAGCCACTATAGACTTTTTCATTACTTCCTTTATCTTATCGGTTTTTCCCATTTCTTCTGCCAGGCTGAAAAAATTGCGTACCATCATGGAACTTGTGAAGGCAAAAATAGCAATATCCCCTGCTGCCGCTCTTTTGATAAGTTCCCTCTGCTTGTTTCCTTCGGGACGCACGAGTGTATATACCTGTGTTTCCAGAACTGATGCACCACACTTTTCAAGTCCTTCTATAAGCAGGATTGAACCATAGGCACTGCGTGCGGTATCCACTATCTTTCCTTTAACATCAGGACACAGATATTCAACCAATCCTTCTGAGCTGTAGACTCCTGGTACACCAAGAACTCCAATATCAAGTTCTTCCAGTCTTTTTTTGGTATTTGGGCCTATGGCTATTACTTTTGTCCTGTTCAGGGCATTGATGAATTCATTCCTGTCATCTACCTTGTCCAGGGTATAGTCGATACCATTGGCACTGGTAAATATCACATAATCGCTTTTTCCAGAAAGTACATGGTCTGTGAATGTATCGAACATGTCGTCTTTCATATCAGTGAGTTCGATCATTGGTGCCTCGAACACCTCATATCCCATGGATTGTGCCATCTCACGGGATTTTGCAAGGTAATTGCGAGGCCTCATTATTGCTATGGTATTCTTTTTTTTATCCATATTATCCCCATAAGACCTTTTGCATACCCAGGATATCATGTACGGAAACCACATCACCCACAACTGTTATTGCAGGGGCCTTTACATCGGCTTCCTTTGCTTTTTCTGCTATGTTCTCAATATTTCCTGTGGTGATCCTCTGATCGGGTCGGGTTCCTTTTTCGATAATTGCTACCGGAGTTGTCGGGGGCTTGCCATATTTTTTCAGTGCGTTCATGTTCTGCTCCAGCCTTTTCACCCCCATAAAAATGACCAGGGTCCCGGGGAATCGGGCCAGGTTTTCCCAATCAAGGCCGGTTTCCTTTTTGGTCGGGTCTTCATGGCCGGTGATGAATGTAACCATCGATGCATGGTCCCTGTGGGTTACAGGGATTCCGGCATAAGCAGGTACTGCAATTGCAGAGGTGATACCTGGTACAACCTCAAAATCGATTCCTGCCTGCACAAGTTTTTCAGCCTCTTCGCCGCCCCTGCCGAACATATAGGGGTCCCCTCCCTTTAATCGAACGACACTTGTTCCTTCTTCTGCCTTTTTCACTATCAGATCGTTGATTTCTGTCTGGGTTAGTTTATGGTTGCCTGCATATTTTCCTGCATCAATTTTTTCTGCCGCTTCAGGCATGCTCTGCAGGATTGCTTCTCCTGGCAACTGGTCATAGACGATGACCTCTGCTTTGTCTATCAACTTTCTTGCTTTTATTGTGAGCAGTTCCGGATCTCCGGGGCCGGACCCAACAAGATATACTTTCCCGTATCCGCTATTCATGATATTAATCCTCTATTGACGTGTTTGAGGAAATAAGGATTTGATTGGTTAAAAAGGTTATATGTACCGGATAGGAATTGGAGGGAAAAAAAGTGAAAAATATACTCATTGATTATCGAGTATATATAATAAAATGTCCTTGTTGAGTTTTCCCTCTCTTTCTATCTTTCTGGCAACTTCTTCGTCTGACATGCCCTC harbors:
- a CDS encoding uroporphyrinogen-III synthase, yielding MDKKKNTIAIMRPRNYLAKSREMAQSMGYEVFEAPMIELTDMKDDMFDTFTDHVLSGKSDYVIFTSANGIDYTLDKVDDRNEFINALNRTKVIAIGPNTKKRLEELDIGVLGVPGVYSSEGLVEYLCPDVKGKIVDTARSAYGSILLIEGLEKCGASVLETQVYTLVRPEGNKQRELIKRAAAGDIAIFAFTSSMMVRNFFSLAEEMGKTDKIKEVMKKSIVAAIGTPTANTIQEYGVETTIKPCKYTFDEMLKTIKEEYFD
- the cobA gene encoding uroporphyrinogen-III C-methyltransferase — its product is MNSGYGKVYLVGSGPGDPELLTIKARKLIDKAEVIVYDQLPGEAILQSMPEAAEKIDAGKYAGNHKLTQTEINDLIVKKAEEGTSVVRLKGGDPYMFGRGGEEAEKLVQAGIDFEVVPGITSAIAVPAYAGIPVTHRDHASMVTFITGHEDPTKKETGLDWENLARFPGTLVIFMGVKRLEQNMNALKKYGKPPTTPVAIIEKGTRPDQRITTGNIENIAEKAKEADVKAPAITVVGDVVSVHDILGMQKVLWG